In one window of Arctopsyche grandis isolate Sample6627 chromosome 6, ASM5162203v2, whole genome shotgun sequence DNA:
- the LOC143913505 gene encoding kelch-like protein 23 isoform X1 yields MYLVKAKPDFAAKRVEYLYEAFQLNKKCDTLFAVRGREIQAHLVVLMACSEIFMTKENLLNDVFSDYDDEVIDAILKYCYTGEINIGDKHRKKLLELANRLEVNIPPQFKTVNKSNCLNVLKSTADSELLRKAMDLTLENFETLHKTQGFLNLPLFNLMEILKSNDLLVHSEESVFNAVKLWVNHDDANRKSDLAQLMRFVRLSLLSMEFIVNEVMTFCLSCAECYTTITQEIINKNDKSFVPRETPRRIIQKMALVGGNVLDMANTIDIFDGLKNSWTLSKNIGINKKFASVLVGDWIFIIGGRNSSNATVTSEVEYIDLKSGEKKPLKPLNQARYDFSAVTLRRGSSTDVYAIGGFDNDCLSSVERWSSNTGDWEIIAPLLMAVSFHSASVIADKIYITGGETSENGKTISSNKVQMYSVETNSWTYRAQMIQGRYNHSSVAFQGKLYVAGGFDRQTSSRLDSVEHYDPNANVWTAFTKLTQAASGISLGCFQNKLFSMGGFDGKNYLSDVWEYDETNKSWKASTSLSRKRSDAVANVIPYDSII; encoded by the exons ATGTATCTAGTGAAGGCGAAGCCTGATTTTGCTGCAAAACGAGTGGAGTATTTGTATGAGGCCTTCCAACTAAATAAGAAATGCGACACCTTATTTGCAGTTCGAGGCCGAGA AATCCAAGCGCACTTGGTCGTCCTAATGGCGTGCAGCGAAATCTTCATGACAAAAGAAAATCTATTGAATGACGTCTTTTCAGATTATGACGACGAAGTCATCGATGCAATCCTAAAGTATTGTTACACTGGAGAAATAA acaTAGGAGACAAACACCGCAAGAAATTACTGGAGCTAGCCAACCGACTGGAAGTGAACATTCCACCACAATTTAAAACAGTCAATAAATCTAATTGTCTGAACGTTTTGAAATCAACGGCCGATTCCGAATTATTAAGAAAGGCAATGGATTTGACTTTGGAAAACTTCGAGACG CTGCACAAAACTCAAGGTTTTCTCAATCTGCCGCTCTTCAACTTGATGGAAATCTTGAAATCGAATGATTTGTTGGTGCATTCCGAAGAAAGCGTATTCAATGCTGTGAAATTGTGGGTAAATCATGATGATGCAAACCGTAAAAGTGACTTGGCACAGCTGATGAGATTCGTGAGGTTATCCTTACTCTCCATGGag tttatCGTCAACGAAGTAATGACGTTCTGTCTTTCATGTGCAGAGTGTTATACTACTATTACTCAAGAAATTATAAACAAGAATGATAAATCTTTCGTCCCAAGAGAGACCCCTCGtagaataatacaaaaaatggcACTGGTTGGGGGGAATGTTTTAGAT ATGGCAAACACCATCGATATATTTGATGGACTAAAGAACAGTTGGACTCTATccaaaaatattggaataaataaaaaatttgcgtcTGTCCTCGTGGGAGATTGGATTTTTATCATCGGCGGAAGGAATTCTTCAAATGCAACAGTGACTTCA gaGGTAGAATACATCGATTTGAAAAGCGGTGAGAAAAAGCCATTGAAGCCATTAAATCAAGCTCGTTATGACTTCTCAGCAGTCACACTTCGGCGCGGTTCGTCCACGGATGTTTACGCCATTGGTGGTTTTGATAATGACTGTTTATCTTCAGTGGAAAG GTGGAGCAGCAACACTGGGGATTGGGAGATCATCGCTCCATTGTTGATGGCAGTAAGTTTTCATAGTGCTTCTGTCATCgccgataaaatatacataacaggCGGGGAAACAAGTGAAAACGGAAAAACCATATCCTCGAATAAAGTGCAGATGTATTCAGTGGAGACCAATTCTTGGACTTACCGCGCTCAGATGATTCAGGGAAGATATAATCATTCG AGCGTCGCATTCCAAGGAAAACTTTACGTCGCTGGTGGATTTGACAGACAAACTTCTTCACGTTTAGACAGTGTGGAGCATTACGATCCGAATGCAAATGTGTGGACTGCATTCACCAAACTAACGCAAGCTGCATCCGGAATCAGTCTCGgctgtttccaaaataaactgtTTAGCATGG gtggattcgatggaaaaaattatttaagtgATGTTTGGGAATACGACGAGACGAACAAATCTTGGAAAGCTTCAACAAGTCTGAGCAGAAAGAGAAGTGATGCAGTTGCAAATGTCATTCcatatgattcgattatttga
- the LOC143913505 gene encoding kelch-like protein 25 isoform X2 gives MYLVKAKPDFAAKRVEYLYEAFQLNKKCDTLFAVRGREIQAHLVVLMACSEIFMTKENLLNDVFSDYDDEVIDAILKYCYTGEINIGDKHRKKLLELANRLEVNIPPQFKTVNKSNCLNVLKSTADSELLRKAMDLTLENFETLHKTQGFLNLPLFNLMEILKSNDLLVHSEESVFNAVKLWVNHDDANRKSDLAQLMRFVRLSLLSMEFIVNEVMTFCLSCAECYTTITQEIINKNDKSFVPRETPRRIIQKMALVGGNVLDMANTIDIFDGLKNSWTLSKNIGINKKFASVLVGDWIFIIGGRNSSNATVTSVEYIDLKSGEKKPLKPLNQARYDFSAVTLRRGSSTDVYAIGGFDNDCLSSVERWSSNTGDWEIIAPLLMAVSFHSASVIADKIYITGGETSENGKTISSNKVQMYSVETNSWTYRAQMIQGRYNHSSVAFQGKLYVAGGFDRQTSSRLDSVEHYDPNANVWTAFTKLTQAASGISLGCFQNKLFSMGGFDGKNYLSDVWEYDETNKSWKASTSLSRKRSDAVANVIPYDSII, from the exons ATGTATCTAGTGAAGGCGAAGCCTGATTTTGCTGCAAAACGAGTGGAGTATTTGTATGAGGCCTTCCAACTAAATAAGAAATGCGACACCTTATTTGCAGTTCGAGGCCGAGA AATCCAAGCGCACTTGGTCGTCCTAATGGCGTGCAGCGAAATCTTCATGACAAAAGAAAATCTATTGAATGACGTCTTTTCAGATTATGACGACGAAGTCATCGATGCAATCCTAAAGTATTGTTACACTGGAGAAATAA acaTAGGAGACAAACACCGCAAGAAATTACTGGAGCTAGCCAACCGACTGGAAGTGAACATTCCACCACAATTTAAAACAGTCAATAAATCTAATTGTCTGAACGTTTTGAAATCAACGGCCGATTCCGAATTATTAAGAAAGGCAATGGATTTGACTTTGGAAAACTTCGAGACG CTGCACAAAACTCAAGGTTTTCTCAATCTGCCGCTCTTCAACTTGATGGAAATCTTGAAATCGAATGATTTGTTGGTGCATTCCGAAGAAAGCGTATTCAATGCTGTGAAATTGTGGGTAAATCATGATGATGCAAACCGTAAAAGTGACTTGGCACAGCTGATGAGATTCGTGAGGTTATCCTTACTCTCCATGGag tttatCGTCAACGAAGTAATGACGTTCTGTCTTTCATGTGCAGAGTGTTATACTACTATTACTCAAGAAATTATAAACAAGAATGATAAATCTTTCGTCCCAAGAGAGACCCCTCGtagaataatacaaaaaatggcACTGGTTGGGGGGAATGTTTTAGAT ATGGCAAACACCATCGATATATTTGATGGACTAAAGAACAGTTGGACTCTATccaaaaatattggaataaataaaaaatttgcgtcTGTCCTCGTGGGAGATTGGATTTTTATCATCGGCGGAAGGAATTCTTCAAATGCAACAGTGACTTCA GTAGAATACATCGATTTGAAAAGCGGTGAGAAAAAGCCATTGAAGCCATTAAATCAAGCTCGTTATGACTTCTCAGCAGTCACACTTCGGCGCGGTTCGTCCACGGATGTTTACGCCATTGGTGGTTTTGATAATGACTGTTTATCTTCAGTGGAAAG GTGGAGCAGCAACACTGGGGATTGGGAGATCATCGCTCCATTGTTGATGGCAGTAAGTTTTCATAGTGCTTCTGTCATCgccgataaaatatacataacaggCGGGGAAACAAGTGAAAACGGAAAAACCATATCCTCGAATAAAGTGCAGATGTATTCAGTGGAGACCAATTCTTGGACTTACCGCGCTCAGATGATTCAGGGAAGATATAATCATTCG AGCGTCGCATTCCAAGGAAAACTTTACGTCGCTGGTGGATTTGACAGACAAACTTCTTCACGTTTAGACAGTGTGGAGCATTACGATCCGAATGCAAATGTGTGGACTGCATTCACCAAACTAACGCAAGCTGCATCCGGAATCAGTCTCGgctgtttccaaaataaactgtTTAGCATGG gtggattcgatggaaaaaattatttaagtgATGTTTGGGAATACGACGAGACGAACAAATCTTGGAAAGCTTCAACAAGTCTGAGCAGAAAGAGAAGTGATGCAGTTGCAAATGTCATTCcatatgattcgattatttga
- the LOC143913511 gene encoding kelch-like protein 25, with translation MFVVKASSNYAAKRVEYLYEAMQQDKKCDTAFTVRGRNFPAHLIVLMACSEFFGTNEGHVEKIFSDFNYEIIEAILKYCYTGEISIDEKHVEKLMDLATRLEVKIPKQFKTVDLSNCLEVLESTGDSELLKKAMDLTSENFETLHKTQGFLNLPLFSVIEILESNDLFVSSEESVFNAVKLWVNHDDANRKSDLAQLMRFVRLSLMPLEFFANEVMTFCNLCAECMTTIRQEIINKNDKSFVPRETPRRIIQKMALVGGWRINEANTIDIFDGLKNSWTVSKNIGINKTWFASVLVGYWIVIIGGLKSQALLTSEVEYIDLKSGQKKPLKPLNQARRSFSAVTLRRGSSTDVYAIGGYGGGYLSSVERWSSNTGDWEIIAPLLVAVYGHSASVIADKIYITGGLTSEWISSNKVQIYSVETNSWTYRAQMIQGRYNHSSVAFKGKFYVAGGYDWETSSRLDSVEHYDPNANVWTAFTKLTQAASGISLGCFQNKLFSMGGFDGKSYLSDVWEYDETNKSWKASTSLSRERRSSVAHVIPYDSII, from the exons ATGTTCGTAGTGAAGGCGAGTTCCAATTATGCTGCAAAACGGGTGGAGTATTTGTATGAGGCCATGCAACAAGATAAGAAATGCGACACCGCTTTTACTGTTCGAGGCCGAAA CTTCCCCGCGCACTTGATCGTTCTAATGGCGTGCAGCGAATTCTTTGGGACAAACGAAGGTCATGTGGAGAAGATCTTTTCGGATTTTAACTACGAAATCATCGAAGCAATCCTGAAGTATTGTTACACTGGAGAAATAA gtaTAGACGAAAAGCACGTCGAAAAATTAATGGACCTAGCCACCCGACTGGAAGTAAAAATTCCAAAGCAATTTAAAACAGTCGATCTTTCAAACTGTTTGGAAGTTTTAGAATCAACGGGAGATTCCGAATTATTAAAAAAGGCAATGGATTTGACTTCGGAAAACTTCGAGACG TTGCACAAAACTCAAGGTTTTCTCAATCTGCCGCTCTTCAGCGTGATCGAAATATTGGAATCGAATGATTTGTTCGTGTCTTCCGAAGAAAGCGTATTCAATGCTGTGAAATTGTGGGTAAATCATGATGATGCGAACCGTAAAAGTGACTTGGCACAGCTGATGAGATTCGTGAGGTTATCCTTGATGCCGTTGGag tttttcgcCAATGAAGTAATGACGTTCTGTAATTTGTGTGCAGAGTGTATGACCACTATTAGACAAGAAATTATAAACAAGAATGATAAATCTTTCGTCCCAAGAGAGACCCCTCGtagaataatacaaaaaatggcACTGGTTGGGGGATGGAGAATTAAT GAAGCAAACACCATCGATATATTTGACGGATTAAAGAACAGTTGGACTGTATCCAAAAATATTGGCATTAATAAAACATGGTTTGCGTCTGTCCTCGTGGGATATTGGATCGTTATCATCGGCGGATTAAAATCACAAGCTTTATTGACTTCA gaGGTAGAATACATCGATTTGAAAAGCGGTCAGAAAAAGCCATTGAAGCCATTAAATCAAGCTCGTCGTTCTTTCTCAGCAGTGACACTTCGGCGCGGTTCGTCCACGGATGTTTACGCCATTGGTGGTTATGGTGGAGGCTATTTATCTTCAGTGGAAAG GTGGAGCAGCAACACTGGGGATTGGGAGATCATCGCTCCATTGTTGGTGGCAGTTTATGGGCATAGTGCTTCTGTCATCgccgataaaatatacataacaggCGGGCTTACAAGTGAATGGATATCCTCGAATAAAGTGCAGATATATTCAGTGGAGACTAATTCTTGGACTTACCGCGCTCAGATGATTCAGGGAAGATATAATCATTCG AGCGTCGCATTCAAAGGGAAATTTTACGTCGCTGGTGGATATGATTGGGAAACTTCTTCTCGTTTAGACAGTGTGGAGCATTACGATCCGAATGCAAATGTGTGGACTGCATTCACCAAACTAACGCAAGCTGCATCCGGAATCAGTCTCGgctgtttccaaaataaactgtTTAGCATGG gtGGATTCGATGGAAAAAGTTATTTAAGTGATGTTTGGGAATACGACGAGACGAACAAATCTTGGAAAGCTTCAACTAGTCTAAGCAGAGAGAGAAGATCTTCAGTTGCACATGTCATTCcatatgattcgattatttga
- the LOC143913825 gene encoding uncharacterized protein LOC143913825 — protein sequence MFPHHAYHAHLHTIARRYNGNNWTCCQLQVRKGDHLPDTICLSCVNNLKLLDSFRNSGCQNDTTSRVKLDESLKVKPEEVLLEDLIWEDDLGADLPPNISSSSNNGGTSEGKITWNDNTAEIIDTNRHILAEPLPRGLDKMCSIYILNWAIK from the exons Atgtttccacatcacgcataccacgcacact TGCATACAATAGCGCGtcgttacaatggaaacaattggacctgctgtcagctgcaG GTTAGGAAAGGTGATCATCTGCCAGATACGATATGCCTTTCTTGTGTCAACAATCTGAAATTGCTCGACAGTTTTCGAAACTCTGGTTGTCAGAATGACACAACGTCGAGGGTGAAATTAGACGAGTCTTTGAAAGTCAAGCCGGAGGAAGTTttgctggaagatttaatatgggaagatgATCTAGGTGCTGATTTGCCACCCAACATATCTAGTTCATCAAACAATGGCGGG acctCTGAAGGAAAAATTACTTGGAACGATAATACGGCAGAAATAATAGATACCAATAGACACATTCTAGCGGAACCATTACCAAGAGGTTTAGATAAAATGTGCTCTATATACATTCTGAATTGGGCCATCAAATAA
- the LOC143913540 gene encoding uncharacterized protein LOC143913540, with amino-acid sequence MECRLCLCSAPAGSFVSIHDDPHPSRLAQRIWTCCHLLVRKDDHLPDMICFSCVNNLELLDSFRNACCQNDTTSRVKLDKKLKVKPEEVLLEDLIWEDDQGADLPPNISSSSNNGETPGGKITCNDNMAEIIDINRHTLAEELPIQKALDKMTSTHYELDHKINFQDNSYTHKLNLVALINSNTQRKIHECDICSKTFTRKSGLRVHMSVHTGVKPHKCEVCLKSFTTKPDLRLHMGIHSGVKPHKCDLCSKTFLTKARMRKHMVIHSGVKSHKCNICAKSLISKNSLSKHMVIHSGLRTYKCEICLKSFLRKNDLTVHMNIHTGVKPYKCDVCSKSFLRKSYFSTHMNIHTGVKSAKCDICSRSFLTKSDLRRHMFIHSGEKPYKCDICLKSFCSKDHLRNHMIIHSRVKPHKCDICSKSFIRQDVLSKHMNIHTNVT; translated from the exons atggagtgcagactttgtctctgctctgctccggcagggtccttcgtctccatccatgacgaccctcatccaTCGCGTTTGGCGCAACGCATTTGGACTTGTTGTCACCTGCTG GTTAGGAAAGATGACCATCTGCCAGATATGATATGTTTTTCTTGTGTCAATAATCTGGAATTGCTCGACAGCTTTCGAAACGCTTGTTGTCAGAATGACACAACGTCGAGGGTGAAATTAGACAAGAAATTGAAAGTCAAGCCGGAGGAAGTTttgctggaagatttaatatgggaagatgATCAGGGTGCTGATTTGCCACCCAACATATCTAGTTCTTCAAACAATGGCGAG ACCCCTGGAGGAAAAATTACTTGCAACGATAATATGGCAGAAATAATAGATATCAATAGACACACTCTAGCGGAAGAATTACCAATACAAAAAGCTCTTGATAAGATGACCTCTACACATTATGAATTggatcataaaataaatttccaagacaattcatatacacataaactcAATCTTGTGGCACTGATAAACTCTAATACTCAAAGAAAGATACatgaatgtgacatttgttcgaaGACATTTACTAGAAAAAGTGGTCTCCGTGTACACATGAGTGTTCATACAGgagtaaaaccacacaaatgtgaagtttgtttaaaatcattcactacAAAACCGGACCTCCGtttacatatgggtattcatagtggggtaaagccacacaaatgtgacctCTGTTCAAAAACATTCCTTACAAAGGCTCGCATGCGTAAACACATGgttattcatagtggggtaaagtcacacaaatgtaacatttgtgcAAAATCACTCATTTCAAAGAACAGCCTCAGTAAACACATGGTTATTCATAGTGGGTTAAGGACAtacaaatgtgagatttgtttaaaatcattccttagaaaGAATGATCTCaccgtacatatgaatattcatactggggtaaagccatacaaatgtgacgtttgttcgaaatcattccttagaaaatCATACTTCAgtacacatatgaatattcatactggTGTTAAGTCAGCCAAGTGTGACATCTGTTCAAGATCATTCCTTACAAAGTCTGATCTCCGTAGGCACATGTTTATTCATAGTggagaaaagccatacaaatgtgatatttgtttaaaatcattctgtTCAAAAGATCACCTCCGTAATCACATGATTATTCACAGTcgagtaaagccacacaaatgtgatatttgttcaaaatcattcattaGACAAGATGTCCTCAGCaagcatatgaatattcatactaaTGTAACATAG
- the LOC143913535 gene encoding uncharacterized protein LOC143913535 — MECRLCLYSAPAGTFVSIHDNPHPPRLAQRIWTCCQLRVRKGDHLPDMICLSCVNNLELLDSFRNACCQNDTTSRVKLDKNLKVKPEEVLLEDLIWEDDQGADLPPNISSSSNNGETPQGKITWNDNTAEIIDTNRHILAEKLPLLKGLDKMCSIHSELGHQINFQENSYTHKPNLVALKNSNTRIKLYECDNCSKTFHRKKGLYVHMSVHTGVKPHKCDICSKSFLSKFYLRVHMLIHSGVKPYNCDICSKSFHSKFYLRNHELVHSGVKPYKCDICSKSFLRKNELGVHMNIHTGLMPDKCVICSKSFLTKSGLSRHMVVHSGVKPYKCDICPKSYLRKNDLHVHMFIHSGVKPYKCDICSKSFHSKFYLRNHTPIHSGVKPYKCDICSKSFRRKSDLSVHMNIHTGLKSNKCNICSKSFLTKYGLRQHMVIHSGVKPYKCDVCSKSFFRKFGLRVHMNIHTNIKLEQGVYPV, encoded by the exons atggagtgcagactttgtctctACTCTGCTCCAGCAGGCaccttcgtctccatccatgacaACCCTCATCCACCGCGTTTGGcgcaacgcatttggacctgctgtcagctgcgg GTTAGGAAAGGGGACCATCTGCCAGATATGATTTGTCTTTCTTGTGTCAATAATCTGGAATTGCTCGACAGCTTTCGAAACGCTTGTTGTCAGAATGACACAACGTCGAGGGTGAAATTAGACAAGAATTTGAAAGTCAAGCCGGAGGAAGTTttgctggaagatttaatatgggaagatgATCAGGGTGCTGATTTGCCACCCAACATATCTAGTTCATCAAACAATGGCGAG ACCCCTCAAGGAAAAATTACTTGGAACGATAATACGGCAGAAATAATAGATACCAATAGACACATTCTGGCGGAAAAATTACCATTACTAAAAGGTTTAGATAAAATGTGCTCCATACATTCTGAATTGGGCCATCAAATAAACTTTCAAGAAAACTCGTATACACATAAACCTAATCTCGTGGCACTGAAAAACTCTAATACTCGAATAAAGCTGTATGAATGTGACAATTGTTCAAAGACATTTCATAGGAAAAAGGGTCTCTATGTACACATGAGTGTTCATACAGGGgttaaaccacacaaatgtgatatttgttcaaaatcattcctttCAAAATTTTACCTCCGTGTACACATGcttattcatagtggggtaaagccatacaattgtgacatttgttcaaaatcattccattcaaaattttacctCCGTAATCACGAGCTtgttcatagtggggtaaagccatataaatgtgacatttgttcaaaatcattccttagaaaGAATGAACTCGGggtgcatatgaatattcatactgggTTAATGCCAGACAAATGTGTCatctgttcaaaatcattccttacAAAGTCTGGCCTTAGTAGACACATGGTTGTTCATAGTGgcgtaaagccatacaaatgtgacatttgtccaAAATCATACCTTAGAAAGAATGACCTCCATGTACACATGTTTATTCATAGTGGAGTAAAGccatataaatgtgatatttgttcaaaatcattccattCGAAATTTTACCTACGTAATCACACGCctattcatagtggggtaaagccatacaaatgtgacatttgttcaaaatcattccgtAGAAAGAGTGATCTCagcgtacatatgaatattcacacTGGGTTAAAGTCAAACAAATGTAACatctgttcaaaatcattccttacAAAGTATGGCCTCCGTCAACACATGGtcattcatagtggggtaaagccatataaatgtgacgtttgttcaaaatcattctttAGAAAGTTTGGACTCagagtacatatgaatattcatactaaTATTAAGCTGGAACAGGGAGTATATCCAGTCTAA
- the LOC143913164 gene encoding uncharacterized protein LOC143913164 — translation MECRLCLYSAPPEAFVSIHGDPHPRYLVQRIWTGCRLRVRKDDKLPNMICLSCVNNLELLDTFRNTCLRSDERSRIRSDESLKVKPEEALLDDLIWDDESNLPLNLTSNLPDNGEINGGKITSADEMVDTIDNAADTLPLRKTLDKICSINSELDLKTNFQDSLVTRTTSHARKRLLNCNICSKSFNRKQYLNAHMHIHTGVKLHKCNICSKPFSHSSNLGVHMRIHTGVKPHKCDVCSKSFIEKSNLMKHMRWHSGEKPFKCDICLKSYITKFSLGAHMSTHTGTMPHKCDICSKSFSFQSLLSRHLKSHTGDKPYTCDICLKSFITKFSLAIHMSIHTGVKPHKCHVCLKSFAQKHVLMRHMRCHSGEKLFKCDICSKSFLAKYDLGVHMSIHTGVKPHECLVCLKSFPTKCLLSRHLKTHAEDKSHKCDICLKSFAQNYILVRHMKCHSREKVFRCDLCSKSFRSKLDLALHTSIHSEVKPHKCDICSESFIGKSNLGIHMSSHSGLKPHKCDICLKSFAFQYLLTRHLNSHAGDKPHKCDICLKSFTRKFCLVTHTRIHTGERPHKCDVCLKSFTERSNLMKHMKRHSGEKPFKCDICSKSFISKFSLSAHMSIHTGVKHHKCGLCLKSFAVRSLLSRHLKSHAGDKPYKCDICLKSFVTKFSLGVHTSIHTGVKSHKCDICLKSFTFKSLLLRHLKSHPGDEPYTCDIPSVYT, via the exons ATGGAGTGTAGACTTTGTCTATATTCTGCCCCACCGGAGGCTTTTGTCTCCATCCATGGCGATCCTCATCCACGGTATTTGGTGCAGCGCATTTGGACCGGCTGTCGGCTGAGG GTTAGAAAAGATGACAAGCTGCCAAATATGATATGCCTTTCGtgtgtcaacaatctggaattgctcgaCACATTTCGAAATACTTGTCTTCGGAGTGATGAAAGATCGAGGATAAGATCAGACGAGTCTTTGAAAGTCAAGCCAGAGGAAGCTTTGCTGGACGATTTAATATGGGATGATGAGTCTAATTTGCCACTAAACTTAACTTCTAATTTACCAGACAACGGCGAG atAAATGGCGGGAAAATTACTTCAGCTGATGAAATGGTAGATACCATTGACAATGCAGCGGATACATTACCATTACGAAAAACCCTAGATAAGATATGTTCTATAAATTCTGAATTGGATCTTAAAACTAATTTCCAAGACAGTCTTGTGACACGGACAACATCTCACGCTCGAAAAAGGCTGCTTAATTGTAACATTTGTTCCAAGTCGTTCAACAGGAAACAATACCTCAATGCACACATgcatattcatactggggttaAGCTACACAAATGCAATATTTGTTCAAAACCATTTTCTCACTCATCTAACCTCGGTGTACACATGCGTATTCATACCGGAGTAAAGCctcacaaatgtgacgtttgttcgAAAtcgtttattgaaaaatctaaCCTTATGAAACATATGAGATGGCATTCCGGAGAGAAACCGTTcaagtgtgatatttgtttaaaatcatacatTACAAAATTTTCTCTCGGTGCGCATATGAGTACTCATACTGGGACCatgccacacaaatgtgacatttgttcaaaatcgttctCTTTTCAATCTTTACTTTCAAGGCATTTGAAGTCTCACACTGGGGACAAGCCTTATacgtgtgatatttgtttaaaatcgttcatAACGAAATTTTCCCTCGCTATACACATGAGTATTCACACGGGGGTAAAGCCGCACAAATGtcacgtttgtttaaaatcgttcgcTCAAAAACACGTCCTCATGAGACATATGCGATGCCACTCGGGcgaaaaactattcaaatgtgatatttgttcgaaATCATTCCTAGCAAAATATGACCTCGGTGTACACATGAGTATTCACACTGGAGTGAAGCCGCACGAATGTCTCgtctgtctaaaatcatttcctACGAAATGTTTACTTTCAAGGCATTTAAAAACACACGCTGAAGACAAGtcacataaatgtgacatttgtttgaaatcattcgcTCAAAACTATATCCTCGTGAGACATATGAAATGCCACTCTAGAGAGAAAGTGTTCAGATGCGATctttgttcaaaatcgttcCGTAGTAAATTAGACCTTGCTCTACACACGAGTATTCATAGCGAAGTTAAGccgcacaaatgtgacatttgttcggAATCATTCATTGGAAAATCTAACCTCGGTATACATATGAGTAGTCATAGTGGGCTAAAGcctcacaaatgtgacatttgcttaaaatcattcgcTTTTCAATACTTACTTACAAGACATTTGAACTCTCACGCCGGAGACAAGCCACAtaagtgtgatatttgtttaaagtcaTTCACTAGGAAATTTTGCCTCGTTACGCACACGCGTATTCACACCGGGGAaaggccacacaaatgtgacgtatgtttgaaatcatttactgaaagatCTAACCTTATGAAACATATGAAGCGCCACTCTGGAGAAAAACCGTTcaagtgtgatatttgttcaaaatcgttcatttcaaaattttccTTGAGTGCACACATGAGTATTCATACGGGGGTAAAGCATCACAAATGTGGCctgtgtttaaaatcattcgccGTACGATCTTTACTTTCACGGCATTTGAAGTCTCATGCTGGGGACAAGccatataaatgtgatatttgtttaaaatcattcgttACAAAATTTTCTCTCGGTGTACACACGAGCATTCATACCGGCGTGAAGTctcacaaatgtgacatttgtttaaaatcattcactttcAAATCTTTGCTTTTAAGGCATTTGAAATCTCACCCTGGAGATGAGCCATATACATGTGATATTCCCTCGGTGTACACATGA